Proteins encoded in a region of the Novibacillus thermophilus genome:
- the sucD gene encoding succinate--CoA ligase subunit alpha has product MSILVNKKTKVITQGITGANGRFHTAQAIAYGTQVVGGVTPGKGGAEVEGVPVFNTVAEAVEKTGATASVIYVPPAFAADAIMEAADAGLELIVCITEGIPVLDMVKVKRYLEGKKSRLIGPNCPGVITPDECKIGIMPGYIHTAGHVGVVSRSGTLTYEAVHQLTTRGIGQSTAVGIGGDPVNGTSFIDVLKLFNEDPDTKAVIMIGEIGGTAEEEAAEWIEANMDKPVVGFIGGQTAPPGKRMGHAGAIISGGKGTAADKIAKLEACGVKVAKSPAEIGETLVKTLKEHDLLEVCQTAVSRQ; this is encoded by the coding sequence ATGAGCATTCTGGTCAATAAAAAAACGAAAGTGATTACACAAGGTATTACAGGGGCTAACGGCCGGTTTCATACGGCTCAGGCCATTGCATACGGCACGCAAGTGGTAGGAGGTGTCACTCCGGGAAAAGGCGGAGCGGAAGTAGAAGGCGTCCCCGTATTCAACACGGTGGCCGAAGCCGTTGAAAAAACGGGTGCCACAGCTTCCGTCATTTACGTGCCGCCGGCTTTCGCCGCCGATGCGATTATGGAGGCGGCCGATGCCGGGCTAGAATTGATTGTTTGCATTACAGAAGGCATTCCGGTGTTGGACATGGTCAAAGTGAAGCGATATTTGGAAGGGAAGAAATCGCGCTTGATCGGCCCGAACTGTCCGGGGGTGATTACGCCGGACGAATGTAAAATCGGCATCATGCCGGGATACATTCATACGGCGGGTCACGTCGGAGTCGTTTCGCGGAGCGGGACGCTGACGTACGAAGCCGTTCATCAGTTGACGACCCGGGGCATCGGACAATCGACGGCCGTCGGAATCGGGGGAGATCCGGTCAACGGCACGAGCTTCATCGACGTGTTGAAACTGTTCAACGAAGACCCTGACACGAAAGCTGTGATCATGATCGGGGAAATCGGCGGTACCGCAGAAGAAGAGGCAGCGGAGTGGATCGAAGCGAACATGGATAAGCCAGTTGTCGGGTTTATCGGAGGTCAAACCGCTCCTCCCGGAAAAAGGATGGGCCACGCCGGCGCCATCATCTCCGGCGGAAAAGGCACGGCTGCAGACAAGATCGCCAAGCTGGAAGCCTGCGGAGTCAAAGTGGCGAAATCACCGGCCGAGATTGGCGAAACGCTTGTCAAGACGCTAAAAGAACACGATCTTTTGGAAGTGT
- the sucC gene encoding ADP-forming succinate--CoA ligase subunit beta, translating to MNIHEYQAKEVLKQYGVVVPDGKVAFSVEEAVKAAEEIGTDVTVVKAQIHAGGRGKAGGVKIAKHLDEVRTYAEELLGKKLVTHQTGPEGKEVKRLLIEQGCDIQSEYYVGMVVDRSTGRVAIMASEEGGTEIEEVAAKTPEKIFTETIDPTVGLLPFQARKLAFAINIPKELVNKAATFMMGLYKAFVEKDCSLAEINPLVVTGDGNVMALDAKLNFDDNALYRHPDIQALRDEDEEDPKEIEASKHDLSYIALDGNIGCMVNGAGLAMATMDIIKHHGGEPANFLDVGGGASTEKVTEAFKIILSDQKVKGILVNIFGGIMKCDVIANGVVEAAKQVGLDRPLVVRLEGTNVELGKEILSNSNLNITPATSMDEAAEKIVAAVK from the coding sequence ATGAACATTCACGAATATCAAGCAAAAGAAGTGCTGAAGCAGTACGGCGTTGTTGTGCCGGACGGAAAAGTCGCTTTTTCCGTTGAGGAGGCTGTCAAAGCGGCTGAAGAGATCGGCACGGACGTGACGGTAGTCAAAGCCCAGATTCACGCCGGCGGACGCGGGAAAGCAGGAGGCGTGAAAATTGCCAAACATTTAGACGAAGTCCGTACATACGCTGAAGAGCTGCTGGGCAAAAAGCTGGTCACCCACCAGACAGGACCGGAAGGAAAAGAAGTGAAACGCCTCTTGATCGAACAGGGGTGCGACATTCAGAGTGAGTACTACGTCGGGATGGTGGTCGACCGGTCGACCGGACGCGTGGCGATCATGGCCTCGGAAGAAGGCGGAACGGAAATTGAAGAAGTGGCGGCGAAAACGCCGGAGAAAATTTTTACGGAAACGATCGATCCGACGGTCGGGTTACTGCCGTTTCAAGCGCGCAAATTAGCTTTTGCCATAAACATTCCGAAAGAATTGGTGAACAAAGCCGCTACATTTATGATGGGGCTGTACAAGGCTTTCGTGGAAAAAGATTGTTCTCTCGCTGAAATCAATCCCCTCGTCGTCACCGGAGATGGTAACGTCATGGCCCTCGACGCCAAGCTAAACTTTGACGACAATGCGCTGTACCGTCATCCAGATATTCAGGCGTTGCGGGATGAAGACGAAGAAGATCCGAAGGAAATCGAGGCCTCCAAACACGACTTAAGTTACATCGCCCTTGATGGAAATATTGGATGTATGGTCAACGGGGCGGGTCTGGCGATGGCGACGATGGACATCATCAAACACCACGGTGGAGAGCCGGCGAACTTCCTCGATGTCGGAGGCGGCGCTTCGACGGAGAAAGTGACAGAAGCCTTTAAAATTATTTTGTCCGACCAAAAGGTGAAAGGCATTTTAGTCAATATTTTCGGAGGCATTATGAAGTGCGACGTCATAGCGAACGGTGTGGTGGAAGCGGCGAAACAAGTCGGCCTCGACCGTCCTTTGGTCGTCCGCCTGGAGGGGACGAATGTGGAACTTGGAAAAGAGATTTTATCTAACTCCAACCTGAACATCACACCGGCGACGTCGATGGATGAAGCGGCTGAAAAGATCGTCGCCGCTGTAAAGTGA
- a CDS encoding YqzM family protein — MTEETQPSKRENRENDFMDMVVGTAVSFIFFMGIALIATLAEMLFA, encoded by the coding sequence ATGACAGAAGAAACTCAGCCTTCTAAACGCGAGAACAGGGAAAACGACTTTATGGACATGGTCGTCGGAACAGCCGTTTCCTTCATCTTTTTTATGGGAATCGCCTTGATCGCGACACTTGCTGAAATGCTGTTTGCGTAG
- a CDS encoding cupredoxin domain-containing protein, giving the protein MKSTRHWLFLSVVSGLLVVGASFILTVNPFDGLSRETVSDTNTQTFHIVTGEYKTTTKDGQELEAYHFSPGHITVRKGDEVTFNIHGINGESHHFQMEEFGVSGTVEKGKTTTVTFVADQVGTFELMCTNHATREHDGPWSPT; this is encoded by the coding sequence ATGAAGTCTACGCGGCATTGGCTGTTCTTATCCGTCGTGTCCGGGCTGTTGGTAGTCGGGGCATCTTTTATCCTGACCGTGAACCCGTTTGACGGTTTAAGCAGGGAAACCGTTTCAGACACGAACACTCAGACTTTTCACATCGTAACCGGCGAGTACAAAACGACGACGAAAGACGGTCAGGAATTGGAAGCATACCACTTTAGTCCGGGCCACATCACGGTACGTAAAGGCGACGAAGTGACGTTCAACATCCACGGTATCAACGGGGAGTCCCACCATTTCCAAATGGAAGAATTCGGCGTCAGCGGTACCGTTGAAAAAGGGAAGACGACGACAGTGACATTTGTCGCTGACCAGGTGGGGACGTTTGAATTGATGTGTACGAACCACGCCACGAGAGAGCACGATGGCCCATGGTCGCCTACGTGA
- a CDS encoding PHP domain-containing protein, translated as MIDLHCHTNVSDNSFSVEEVIAIAKQNGVTHLAVTDHDTTDGLPRAMQIGKRLGVEIIPGIEISAFDYKRNRRAHILGLFIEPGHKAIASLCEPLVEERQRVAREMVKKVKDAGYDISWEDVERLAAGSTGVYKQHIMHALLDNGYTDRIYGELYHQLFSKGGEGRKLGIAYVPVHYVDVHDAIGVIEEAGGLPVLAHPGQFNNFAAVEEWVDVGLVGIEVKHPLHGPKEEARARELAVQFDLVQTGGSDFHGFYSDTGASIGSKSVGPECMEQLKNLLMKRRG; from the coding sequence ATGATCGATTTACACTGTCACACGAACGTATCAGACAACTCTTTTTCCGTCGAAGAAGTGATTGCCATCGCGAAACAAAACGGCGTGACACATTTAGCGGTTACGGATCACGATACGACGGATGGCCTTCCCAGAGCGATGCAAATCGGGAAGCGATTAGGTGTGGAGATTATCCCGGGAATTGAAATATCGGCATTCGACTATAAGCGGAACAGGCGCGCCCACATACTCGGGCTGTTTATCGAGCCGGGGCACAAAGCGATCGCGTCACTGTGCGAGCCGCTGGTGGAAGAGAGACAACGGGTTGCGCGCGAGATGGTCAAAAAAGTAAAGGACGCGGGGTACGACATTTCGTGGGAAGACGTCGAGCGGTTAGCGGCTGGAAGCACCGGGGTGTACAAGCAACACATTATGCACGCCTTACTCGATAACGGCTATACCGATCGCATTTACGGTGAGCTTTACCACCAGTTGTTCTCCAAAGGCGGCGAGGGGAGAAAGCTGGGGATCGCCTACGTGCCGGTCCATTATGTAGATGTACACGATGCCATTGGCGTCATAGAAGAAGCGGGGGGCCTCCCCGTTTTGGCCCATCCCGGGCAGTTCAACAATTTCGCTGCCGTAGAAGAATGGGTGGATGTGGGTTTAGTGGGCATTGAAGTCAAGCACCCGCTGCACGGCCCAAAGGAGGAAGCGAGAGCGAGAGAACTGGCTGTACAGTTCGACCTCGTACAGACAGGGGGATCTGATTTCCACGGGTTTTACAGCGACACAGGGGCGTCCATCGGTTCCAAAAGTGTGGGGCCAGAGTGCATGGAACAGTTGAAGAACCTTCTAATGAAGCGGCGGGGGTGA
- a CDS encoding phosphonate C-P lyase system protein PhnL encodes MKNLLVVEALRKTFTMHHFHGKDIVGCEDIHLSLPQGRFIGLTGESGAGKSTILKCIYRTYTPTEGTVLFDSDQLGPIDLAKATDREILAIRKREIGYVSQFLNVMPRVTALEVVTDAILDMEEGPGTAKEKAKEMLAYFKLPSLLWDSFPRTFSGGEKLRLNLAQAMAKRPKLLLLDEPTASLDDASKQLVKEMILLLKNSGTSMIGIFHDLDFMETVADEHYHLSHGSLKKIANRHGYKAELVK; translated from the coding sequence ATGAAGAATCTGTTAGTCGTTGAGGCGTTGCGGAAGACGTTCACGATGCATCACTTCCACGGGAAAGACATTGTAGGCTGTGAAGACATCCACCTGTCTTTACCGCAAGGGCGGTTTATCGGCCTGACAGGTGAAAGCGGCGCCGGAAAATCGACGATTTTAAAATGTATTTACCGCACGTATACACCGACGGAAGGCACGGTGCTGTTTGACTCCGACCAATTGGGTCCTATCGATTTGGCGAAAGCGACGGACAGGGAGATACTGGCGATTCGCAAGCGTGAGATCGGTTATGTGTCGCAATTTCTGAATGTGATGCCGAGAGTGACTGCACTTGAAGTTGTCACAGACGCCATTCTCGACATGGAGGAGGGGCCCGGGACGGCGAAAGAAAAAGCAAAAGAAATGTTGGCGTATTTCAAGCTTCCGTCCTTACTTTGGGATTCCTTTCCGCGGACATTCAGCGGCGGAGAGAAGTTGCGTCTCAATCTGGCACAAGCGATGGCGAAGCGTCCCAAGTTACTTTTGCTAGATGAGCCGACAGCTTCGCTCGACGATGCCTCAAAGCAGTTAGTGAAAGAGATGATCCTCCTCTTAAAAAACAGCGGTACGAGTATGATCGGCATCTTCCATGACCTCGATTTCATGGAAACGGTTGCCGATGAGCATTACCATTTGTCGCACGGGTCTCTGAAAAAAATCGCAAATCGACACGGCTATAAGGCGGAGTTAGTGAAATGA